The genomic interval GAAAGAAGCTCTAAAAAAGCTTGAATCAGGACAATTTGACCTGGTTATTACTGATATTAAAATGCCGGGCATGGATGGAATAGAATTTCTGAATGAGCTTAAGGTTGCAAAAGTAGATGTATGTGTAATATTTCTAAGTACCCATAGTGATTTTAATTATGCTAAACAAGGCATTCGTCTTGGAGTATTTGACTACATGACCAAGCCTGTGAATGACGACGTGTTAGGTGAGACTCTAGAAAGAACTAAAAGGCATTTGGATGAAAAGAATTTACAAAAAATGAAATTTGAAGAGGAGAGAAAACTGCTTGAAGAAAATCTTCAGTTTTATTATCCAAAAAAACGGGAGATAAATCTTGTCTCATTACTTATGTCAGGAGATTCACAGATTTTAGAGGAGGCAGAAAGGACTTTTTTGGATATTTCTAATACATGTGAGAATAATTTTTATAAAATGGACATGCTGCTTGAAAAAGTGCTCACGAAACTATCGGAGGAAATGGCTGTTGTTTACCCGTGGCTTGGAATAGTTGAAAAGATGGAATCATGGGATAGTATACCTTATGGCGGAGGGGCAGAGGATTTGAAAAAAAGATTTGTTGAATATATTGGAAGAATGCTAGAAACAGTAAGGAAATATGAACTACATCAGCCAGACAGTATTGTTAAAAAGACTTGCGAATATGTTCTAAATCATGTGGAAGATGACATAAGTCTTGAAAAAATAGCACAGGAAGTGCATATGAGAAGCGACTATATTGGAAAGCTTTTCAAGAAGAAGACAGGGTATCATTTT from Petroclostridium xylanilyticum carries:
- a CDS encoding response regulator transcription factor, with translation MYKVLIVDDDKTTRYMLKRFKKWSENGFVIKEEACDGKEALKKLESGQFDLVITDIKMPGMDGIEFLNELKVAKVDVCVIFLSTHSDFNYAKQGIRLGVFDYMTKPVNDDVLGETLERTKRHLDEKNLQKMKFEEERKLLEENLQFYYPKKREINLVSLLMSGDSQILEEAERTFLDISNTCENNFYKMDMLLEKVLTKLSEEMAVVYPWLGIVEKMESWDSIPYGGGAEDLKKRFVEYIGRMLETVRKYELHQPDSIVKKTCEYVLNHVEDDISLEKIAQEVHMRSDYIGKLFKKKTGYHFSDYVTKVKMEHAKYLIRTGNYKNYEVSEKLGYSSPDYFSRLFKNYTGYTPIEFRKRGI